CTTTTCTCCGGCATCATCCAGATTGGAGTTTGGCTCATCCAAAATTACCAGTTTGGGATCTCCAAAAATTGCACGGGCTAGCCCTATACGCTGTCTTTGTCCACCTGAAAGTGTTGCACCGCCTGGACCTATTTTTGTATTGTATCCATCCGGCATTTTCAAAATCATCTCATGCACACCTGCCATCTGTGCCGCTTCAATGATTTTTGCATCATCTGCATCAGTAAATCGTGCGATATTTTCGGCAATCGTTCCTTCAAACAGTTCGATATCTTGGGGAAGATAGCCGATATATTTTCCAAGAGTGTCTCTATCATACTGACTCATCTCGGCTCCATCAAGTCTCACCTCGCCGGCTGCCACTTTCCAAACACCTAGCATCGTTTTTGCAAGGCTCGATTTTCCAGCGCCGCTTGGCCCAATGACACCCACCATTTCACCCGCGTTGATATGCAAGGATACATTTTTCAAAACAGGCTGTTTGCTCAGTGGTGGTATAGTCACAACATTGACCAGCGTAACATTACCTTTTGGCTCAGGCAGTTCTATTTTTTTGGGTGTCTCTTCAAATTCGTTCAAAAGTTCATTGAGTTTTTTATAGGACGTTTTGGCTGCAGTAAAGCTCTTCCAGGTAGCAACCATTTGAGATATGGGAGCAAGTGCCCGGCCAAGAAGAACAGCTCCGGCGATGATCATCCCGGGACTGATATGCCCAGAAATTGCCAATAGCGCCCCTACCCCATACATTAGTGAAGAGGACATCATACGAAAAGATTTGGAAAGATTTGTATAAAGAGCTGATTTTGCATTGGCTTCTGTATGGGTAGAGATAAAATGGTAATACTCTTTCATCCACCGTTTGAAAAGGGGCTTACGCATCCCCATCGCTTCAACTACTTCTGCATTTTGCAGCTGGTTTGTCAAGTGTTGCTGGGCTTTTTTTTGCGCTCTGATCGACTCTTGCAATCCCTTTTTTGTTACTTTGTCATTAACTACTGTAAACAAAATAATAATCAGCGTTGCTATGACACCATAAATGCCATAGATCGGATCGAAGGCAAACATGATCCCAAGATAGATGGGAAACCAGGGTGCGTCGAAGAAGGAGAGAAGTCCGGGACCATGCAAAAAGTTTTTAATGGTGTTGAGATCGTTGATAGGCTCTGCTGTTCCTTTACCGGGGTATTTGAGCGCCATCTCAAAGGCTGCATGATAGACACGCTGGTTCATCGCAGCATCCAACTTGTTCGAGACTATAATCATAATCTTGTTTCGAACATACTCCAAAAGTCCCATTGCAATAAAAAACATGATGATAACGGCAGTTACCACCATCAAGGTATCCAGACTTTTAGCGGGCATAACGATATCGTAGACTGCAAGCATGTAGATAGGTGCCGCCAATACCAAAATATTTATAAAAAAGCTGAAAATTCCAACTTGGATGAATATAGAGCGGAATTTTGACAGAACTTTTCGTATTTCGTCACGAGGCTCTTTTTTCGTAGAAGAGACGTTGATTTGTTGCAATTTGTGTGTCCTTGGAAAATTTTTTGATATTATAGCACCAAAACCTATGAGAAAAGTTAATGATGAACGTGGCGATAGTACATGACTGGCTTGTAACAAATGCAGGAGCGGAAAAGGTTTTGTCTGCATTGATAGAACTTTTTCCAAATGCAGATCTTTTTTCCATTGTCGAATTTTTGGACGAACCATCCAAAAAAGAGTTTTTGCAGGATATTCACGTCACCACTTCATTTATACAACATCTGCCATTTTCCAAAAAACATTTTCGAAAATATCTTCCACTTTTTCCACAAGCAGTCGCATCTTTTGATCTTAGAAAATATGATCTGATCCTCAGCAGTTCCTGGGCTTTTGCCAAAGGGATTAAAAAAGATGAAAATCAAATCCATATATGCTACTGCCATACACCCATTCGGTATGTCTGGGATTTGAAAGAGGAATACTTTCGCAATATTCCAAGCCCTTTTTATCCTCTGGCTCAAATAGCTGCAAAATATCTCCAACAGTGGGACATTCAAACATCCAAAAGCGTGGATCACTTTATAGCCAATTCACACTTTGTCAAAAAACGTATCCAAAATATTTACAATCGCGATGCAACGGTCATCTATCCGCCGGTCGATACTACATCTTTTACCTTATGTAAAGAAAAAGAGGATTATTATGTGACTATGAGTCGACTGGTTCCTTATAAAAGAGTAGATTTGATCATCCAGGCTTTTGCGAAAAATGGGGAAAGGTTGATTGTCATAGGAGATGGAGAAGAGCGAAAACGGCTTGAAGCTATGGCAACAAAAAATATCGAGTTTCGGGGATGGATACAAAAAGCAAAAGTGATCGCCACTCTTCAAAAAGCAAAAGGGTTTGTATACGCTGCAATCGAAGATTTTGGCATAGCACCTG
This region of Nitratiruptor sp. YY08-10 genomic DNA includes:
- a CDS encoding type I secretion system permease/ATPase; amino-acid sequence: MQQINVSSTKKEPRDEIRKVLSKFRSIFIQVGIFSFFINILVLAAPIYMLAVYDIVMPAKSLDTLMVVTAVIIMFFIAMGLLEYVRNKIMIIVSNKLDAAMNQRVYHAAFEMALKYPGKGTAEPINDLNTIKNFLHGPGLLSFFDAPWFPIYLGIMFAFDPIYGIYGVIATLIIILFTVVNDKVTKKGLQESIRAQKKAQQHLTNQLQNAEVVEAMGMRKPLFKRWMKEYYHFISTHTEANAKSALYTNLSKSFRMMSSSLMYGVGALLAISGHISPGMIIAGAVLLGRALAPISQMVATWKSFTAAKTSYKKLNELLNEFEETPKKIELPEPKGNVTLVNVVTIPPLSKQPVLKNVSLHINAGEMVGVIGPSGAGKSSLAKTMLGVWKVAAGEVRLDGAEMSQYDRDTLGKYIGYLPQDIELFEGTIAENIARFTDADDAKIIEAAQMAGVHEMILKMPDGYNTKIGPGGATLSGGQRQRIGLARAIFGDPKLVILDEPNSNLDDAGEKALMQALMTLKEKGTTVIFITHKIPLLNLADKIALLRDGMLAMYGPKNEVFAKLNQKGRK
- a CDS encoding glycosyltransferase, with protein sequence MNVAIVHDWLVTNAGAEKVLSALIELFPNADLFSIVEFLDEPSKKEFLQDIHVTTSFIQHLPFSKKHFRKYLPLFPQAVASFDLRKYDLILSSSWAFAKGIKKDENQIHICYCHTPIRYVWDLKEEYFRNIPSPFYPLAQIAAKYLQQWDIQTSKSVDHFIANSHFVKKRIQNIYNRDATVIYPPVDTTSFTLCKEKEDYYVTMSRLVPYKRVDLIIQAFAKNGERLIVIGDGEERKRLEAMATKNIEFRGWIQKAKVIATLQKAKGFVYAAIEDFGIAPVEAQACGTPVIALGMGGTAESVIDGITGVHFHKQSIEALQEAVEHFESIYDTFDFATIAKHAKSFSKERFLHEMQTFIKEKAYH